In Tursiops truncatus isolate mTurTru1 chromosome 10, mTurTru1.mat.Y, whole genome shotgun sequence, the sequence AGTCTTGCCTAACTACAAGGTAGttaaggggtgggggggtgggggggtaaggTATCTCTGGCAAACAGACAAATGCTGTAGCATTCAGCTCATTAGAGACAGGCACCTCCAAACCGGTATGGTCTTTCTCTCATCTCTCAGACATCAGAAGTGCAGGAATATCAAAGTAATCCAGGTAAGATTCAAAACCCAATTTATGCATTCGAagtacatttattgaacacttgtgTCAGGCACTGATATAGGAACTGGGAATATAAACATAAAGAGTAAGTCACTCTGAAAGATGGAAGTATAGCCATCCattattatgatttctttttatcacaCCCAACCTCTTAAGGCTCCAGACAGAAAGTTCTTCTAGTGACCCACTGGCACCAAATAAGTCTCCTTTCCCACCTCAGTGCCCCTGATCATGGTGTGCCCACTTGGAACGCTCTCATAGTACTTCACCTACCCAAATCCTCACATCCTGCAAAGTCAGCTGAAGtccccctcctcctggaagccctgATCTCCATCTCATCCCACAGTGATGTCTCATTTCTCTGAACTACTAACAGTGAGTACCACCATCAGTTTATGTAGAAATGTATCATTTCCTAAttgatacttttatttattcaacaaatccTGAGTACTAACTATGTGACAGCATTGTTCTAGGGGCTGGAAATTGCCGCAAATGGTACTGGTTTTTGCCTCCCCAAAAGAACCCCCTGGGAGAATTCTCTTAGACTGCTTTTTAATATCTTCCTGTATAGACCTGGGTTTGCACTCAGTGCTTAATACCTAACAATTTATTAGAGCCTTGGGCTTTTTAGGTCCAAGCTCACTCAAATTGAAGTTACATAAACTAATGGGGAACAAAAGCGAATGAAGCCATTTCTAAATGAACTTCCACTTCTTAAAAACCTCAAAAgaacaaggaaggaaaagaaaaccggCTATGAAAGTGCTGCTGAAACAACACATTTTACTCACACTGACAAAGCACCTACAATCCCCCCTCCAAGCCACATAAAAACGACCTTTTTCTCTCAATCCTTACAGCTCCAGATTCAAGTGTTTATTTTAACAACAGACCCTGGAAAAGTTTAAAGCACCCCTCAGCTTCCTAAACAAGTCTTTCTAAAGCTTTATTTTTTGATGAATAAACCCCCTGATGAACCCTGCATATGACACTTAACAGACTAATCCAATGAGATTCACTATAAGGAACCAGAATGGAAGCTTCAAGCACAAGAGGGGCTCAAAGAACACCACTTTGAGCGTGATAAACCCAGAGGCAATTTTAATATAAACAACAAAAGCCACGTCCTGCAGAGCCTGGTGGAAGGTTCCAAGTTCCCAAAAGAAGGGAATCAAGAGAATTTCCTCCAAGGGAACCGCGAGATTCTGCAAGGCGTGGGAGTTTCTGCAGGAGATGAGggagatttaaaatatacatattttctgcTCTAAAGTGGCTTGTGAGATACAACAGCTGGCACCCAACAGCGGGCGAGGGTGAAACCCGGCTGTGCCATGCGGCGGAGGCTGCCACCTGGGCACTCCCACCATTCTTCGCTGCCGGGTTAGGCGAGACGAGGAGAGCCTGACGCCGCGCGGACCCGCACCGGCGACCCTCGCCCCTTGGGCCGCCTGCCCTCGCCCCAGGGCACCCCGCAAACCCACCCCACCAGGGCCTCCGGAGCCCCGATCTCTCTGGGGACCCAGGAGacgggcaggggaaggggggtcTCCAGGCAGCTGCCCAGCCCCGTAGCGTTACCCACCTGAGCAGGCTGGATAGGGGATGGCTCGAGGAGCCAAgaccaccgccgccgccgccgccgccgccgccgccgctgcctccCCCTGAGCCCCCGCTGCCGCCGCCCCCGAAGCCTGAGGAGAGCCGCTTCCCGGACAGCAGCTTCTCCACGGCCGGGAGGTGTCCGGTGCGGGCCGCCTCCAGCAGCTCCtgctccttccccatccccagggcCGCCGCCCCCTGGACCCCCTTTCCGGAGCCGCCGCCAAGCCTGTTCTGGCTCGCAAACTTTCGGTCTCCGGGCAACGCGCCCCCCAAACCGGCCGGgacaccacccccctccccccgcctttTCCCCCAGGAGCGCGTCACTTCCGGGATCCGGCGTCACGCGTCAGAGCGCCCCCGAGCCCCGCCCCCTTGCCCACCTAGCTGGGCGGGGCTCAGCGAGCGGGAGCAGGTGGTTGTGGTCTGCGCCAAGTGCACCCCGCTGCGCAAAGATAGGCCTCCCAGGTCAAGAAGAGAGCGTCGCAGGGTCACCCGCTGTATAAGTGGAAGGGAAAAAACGCGGTTCACCTGTCTGCGCCTCCCGAAGTGCGCTCCTTTTCCAAAGGTTTTGGGAGCTCGCAGGACACAAAATACGGTAATTCATCCAGGCGTGTAGAAACAAAGAGAGGAATATGGTAACGCGCACCTACATTTCCAAGGCCATTCCTTCTGAACACATAAATATGTAATGGGTGTGGGAATCTAGTGATAAAGACGTGAGTAAAATGCCCGCCTCCGTACCGCaatgaggaaagagaggaaaattttaaaagggaaatatcCGCACTTCATGCTCCCAATCCCTGAAATGGCTCGTTAAAGCGAAACACTCAAAGGAAATATCTCCCTCCCAGTAGGATTTGTTtccccttactttttttttttaagccgcccccgaggcatgcgggatcctagttcccggaTCTGAGATCGAACCCGCCCCTCTTGCAGTGCAAGtgcggagttctaaccactggaccgccagggaagcccctatttcctcttactttttttttttttttttttttttttttttgcggtacgcgggcttctcactgatgtggcttctcccgttgcggacacaggctccggacgcgcaggctcagcggccatggctcacgggcccagccgctccatggcatgtgggatcctcccagaccgggtcacgaacccgtgtcccctgcatcaacaggcggactctcaaccactgcgccaccagggaagccctcctcttacTTTTGATGACATTAACCAAAGTGACATTAAAAGTCAGATTTGTAAAACCGACCCCAATCTTGAGTCCTCGTGAATTGGGAAAATCATACAATTGCGTAGAATccgcctgttttttgtttgtggtgCTAGGACTGTTCCTGGCTCGAAGTagacgctcagtagttgtggagttaATACTGCATTGTTTAAATTCTGTTCAAGCTGtatgactattttctttctttttaggtGCTTGAGGAACGGAAGAGAAACGCTGGCAATTCAATGTTAACACAAGCCCGAGGTCTCTGTCCAATTGAACTGTAAGAGGTTGAGTTCCTGCCTGCGTTTGCCCGGTAGCCGCATCCCACAAGGGCGAACAACGGAATTGAGTTTTCTCCTGTCCCCAAACTTTACTCTGAGGAAAGCGGATTAAGGACGGAGTTCACTGACACTGCGTTTTGAGAAAGacggaaaggaaaaagaagcccTTCAGTAAACAACAAAGCTCTCCTTTACAAATGCTGGTTTCCCAAGGTGGAAAATCCACAAACTGATTTCCGTGCCCTCaattttccctctccccaccgccACCAAATCAGAAGTAAATCGGAGCCGTGAAGTCCTCTAGGCGCGCCTCTAAATGACCCCGCGGAGGAGCGGTATGGGTGATGTCATAGCAGCGCGACGACAGGAAGTAAGCTCCTGGGCTGCGGTGCTGCGCGGAGTCCCGAGGTCCTGAGTCTGACAGCATCGCGATCTCCTCTCCCATCTTTCTTCTCGCCGCCATGGATGATTCCTGCGAGTCGCCCACGGAAAAAGGTGGAGAGACAGGGGAGTCAGATGAGACGGCCGCTGCTCCTGGAGGCCCGGGGGTTACTGACGCGGACGGAATCCCGGAGGAAACTGACGGAGACGCAGATGGGGAATTGAAAGAGGCCTCGGCTGAAGAAGGCGAGGTAGGGAGAGATGTGTTGATGAGGCCGGAGGAGTTGTGTCACTGGCTGCTTGACAGGCTTCTTGATTGGTCCCTCCCAAGCTAAGATAGTGACCCTTTAGATCTGCCATcgcggggttgggggggagagAGGAGACAAAACCTTCAGAGCCGGTTCAGTTCCCGAGACCCAAGCACTGGGTCAGTATTTTTAATCCCTGCCCTTAGGCGTTAAAGCTACTTCTAAAGGAATTTCAAATTGCCTCTTGGTTTTCctggtgaggaaattgaggtcaaTGCCAATCAACACTGAAACTTAGGGCAAAAGCTAGAACCCAGGATTCCTAGTACCACTTTCACCTCAATATGGTTTCTTAGATATTGCTTAAGTGTAACTTTGTCATTATAGGCTGCGGAGTCGTCAAAGGGAGACTTTGAGGTAGTTACTAATTTAGTCACGTTCTTATCCTCTTCGGACATTTCACTGCTACCAGTGACCTGGGTGCTAATGTCCAAGGGTCTTTATAGCACCAAACCTATCAATTGTGCCATCCCAAGAGTTCAGCAGTGTTGCTCCGCTGAGCATCAGTCAGGATACTAGAATCTCAGCGTTCTCTAGGTTCCATTTCTAAAGGTAGAATCTTGGGGTCTTAGAGCTATAATTCCTGTTTGAATGTAAGTGTGAGAGCATGGGTGAAGACATTGAATTAAATGGAAACAGACTTTCAGAGCATAAGGttgtatcaaaatatataaagttaagaacttttagaaaaagaaaaatgtgacaaAACTACTTTAAGAAGGAACTTTAAAAACAGATCTCAAGGACAGAAAGGATTTAAGTAATAATTAGCTTAGTCCAGTAAAAAGCTCACTACATACAGAAATTTGCacctagaagataaaaaaaatttctgatgcttgtgaaacacttttttaaattgaTCATATACCAGACCACAAAGAAAAGCATAAATTCTTAAAAGTAGAAATCATAACAGATCATATCCTGTTAGTACAGTGCAATAGaacctgaaattaaaaacaaaaatttctcccactcccactccctccAAAAAACTAACACCTGGACATTTTAAACTAGTTTCTAGATAGCATTTGgattaaagaaattaacaaagaGAATGCCACGTCAAATCCAATGGGATTTGACCaaaactttatttaaagaaaaattcataaCCTTACATATTTTTACTAACAAACAAGAGATATTGAAAATAAGCACCCagctcaagaaaccagaaaaagaacaaaataaaccagAAGAATGTAGGAGCAAGGAATTAATCAGGATGAAAGTAGATGTTAATGAATTAgtgctttaaaaacataaacaataaaattaagacctggttatttgaaatgtaaatgtaCAACATTATGAAATAAGAAAGGGCTATAGGCACTGATATGGAGATCTTTAAGCTTTAAGAAAATTTGATGTTCAAGTTTAGAACAAGTAATTTTGAAACTTCAAGAAAAATGGCTCATTTTTAAGGATAATATAAATCACCaaaattgaagcacagagaagttagaaaATTTGTATATATCAGTAACTAGAGAAGAAGTTGAAAAGGTTGTTAAAGATTTACTGCCTTCGCTCTCAACATACTTCTCATATTCCTGTATGAGTTTAAATGTGAGCTTCTctttaaggaaacagaagttaAATCTCATTAATGAGGTTTGTTGTATTCTTAGAGTCTATATTGTTGGAGGGGATgaagtttggatttttttgtcaTTATTAAACAGATATTAAACATCTAGTATGAGtaaaacaatggtaaatatttatgtgaGGAGAGATAAATAAGAGACAAACCTATCTTCAAAAAGTTGTcagtctaggggcttccctgttggcacagtggttaagaatccgcctgccaatgcagggaacacgggttcgagccctggtccggaaagatcccacatgccgcggaggaactaagcccatgtgccacagctactgagcctgcgctctagagcccgcgagccacaactactaagcccgcatgcctagagcccgtgctccgcaggaagagaagccactgcaatgagaagcccgtgcaccgcaacaaggagtagcccccaattgctgcaacgagagaaagaacgcgcacagcaacaaagacccaatgcagccaaaaataaattaattaaaagaactaaagaataaataaagttatCAGTCTAGTAATGGGAAGTAAATATTTGCATGATACAGTGGTATTGAAAGATAGGAAGAAAAGAGCCCTACATGTGGGAGAAGCTCACTTTAAAGTCCCAAATTCAAAATAACACTGCTTTGATGAGAAGGTGCctcctttttaatattctttccacATGGAATCATCATCAGTAAAGAGATCTATAGATTTAGACGAAGAAGAGCTGGCTGGGTGGAGAGGACTTTTATGACATCCCCTCTAAAGAATGAGGTCAGAAGAAGAGGATCAGGGGGAGAGTGGTTTTCATGATCCTTGGCACTACATTGCCCTTGTAAACAGATAACTGGAACTAGGATCATAGCTAACCTGGAAAACTGGACTATTTAGTAGGTTTTCTTTCCACAGCTGGGCTGAAAACTCCTTTAGGAGAGACAGGGTAGCTTATATTTGATGGTACAGCCAATGCCTGGAaccaaaaactacaaaaataagtGGATTTGTTGTGTTGTAATGAGAAATGATGTCTTCTTACCTTACCCAAGTCTGGGAAGTAGGCCAAATGTATAAAgggtttcttttgtcttcttagctCAAGAGTCAGGATATCTCAGATTTAACAGCAGTTGAAAGGGAAGACTCATCATTACTTACTCCTGCagccaaaaaactgaaaatagataccaaagaaaagaaagagaagaagcagaAAGTGGATGAAGATGAGATTCAAAAGATGCAGTAAGTCACTTTTCTGATCTTTCCCCTTTCAAGGCTCTAACCTGACCACACAAAGttaatacatttttcttgtccttaaattttttttttcttttttaaactcaaaagaaaataaagcacttaatattttattatgttatggtatagaaaatataagtaaaaagaaaaatatcaccaTACCACCAAAATaaacactgttaatattttgatgtatatTCACCAAGATATTTTCTTTACACatataaatctataaattaaattaaaaatttcaaagatgTTAAAGACTGTTTGTAACCTGTTTTCCACATTATATATGGTAAATGTTTTCCATGTCATTAATTATACATCTAGGtcataattttcttcaaaatggaaatagattcATTATGTTTTCTGATAGTAAAAATGGTATGGGTTCATtacaaataattcagaaaatacagaaaaatagaaaaaataattacttataaTTCCACCACCCAGAGTTTACCCAGGGTATATATTTGGGTATATACCTTTTCAGATATATTCTTTAATGTTTGATATGTCAGTATATAGCTAAATATTTTCATGTCAGTAAATATGCCCAtaaatcatcatttttaatggctgcattgtattccattatgtggatgAACTATGATGTAATCTATTtctgtagttctgttttttttttttctcttttgacaaCATTATGATCAACATCTTTGAGCACATCTTTGCATACTTGTCCATTTACTTCCTAAAATAAACTCCTAGAAGGTAATTGGTAGTTTAAACAGTATGAACATTTTCAAaggtttttcatttgtatttccagATTCTCCAAAAAGGTTGTTCCACCTCACAGTCTACCAGCATGTATGAGTTTGTGTCCTCCATCCTCACTAATACCATGCTTTTTAATActtctttatctgttttatgaaaaatgttaatCTTTCTTTAgttcatcattttaatttctttagttaATACTgaagcttaatttttttcctctctatataTTGGCCATtggtatattttataaatttcctaTTCActtcctttgctcattttctaaaaTTGGTATGGccatcttttaatttatttgaaaatttaactATATATTAAGATTATTAACccttttccatatattttataaaatttccccTTAATCTGTTAATGTTGGAAACTACTGGTTTgaatataaatttacatattaaatttttatctttaatgtGAAGCGTAGCCTTATGGGGAGAGAGAGCCTAATGCTGAAAACATAACCTGTACAGTGTGATTCAATGACCCAAcgttgttgtttttgttcttagtGAAGTAAGAAAGGAACTCGTATTTCACTTATTGTCAAGTTCCGTAAGAGTAGAGATGCTTTCTCTTCATTCCTCATAAACACTAAGCCTAATACTATTGATCccttgaaaaatttattttttaaatatctgagaCTTGCTTTTATTGACATAATAATATACATCTTAAGTATTCATTCTTATAAGTGAACTTAATTACCTGAATCTTTGTCTAGAATcctggtttcttctttttctgaggaGCAGCTGAACCGTTATGAAATGTATCGCCGGTCAGCTTTCCCTAAGGCAGCCATTAAAAGGGTAAGGATGGACTACCACACTCATTTCCATGAGCTATGAGAACTGAATGAGACTCAAGAGCTGTATCCATTGGCATTTTGAAGTGAGGTGTTAGGCAAGTTGGTGGAATATTtaggcaggaaaataaaaatagcatgcCCCTCAATAATCTGACCAGTTGTAATTTTGTATTCTAGGGATAGGGTCTCAACAAATAGAATAGGCCATTATACACCTGAATCCTTTTGTTTTACTGGTGTCAATTTCAGATCCAGCCTTTAGTGAACTCTTTCAGTGCAGAGCTCTTATGGGTACTATGTTCCAAAGCCAGTCCTTGACTACCTTAATCACAGTCTTTTGTCCTTCTTTCAAGCTGATCCAGTCCATCACTGGTACCTCTGTGTCTCAGAATGTTGTTATTGCTATGTCTGGTATTTCCAAAGTTTTCGTCGGGGAGGTGGTAGAAGAAGGTGAGTGGTGTTGGTCTAAATACTGGATTGAGCCTGTGGTGGTCTTATTTCCAAGAATATCTATAGTGAGGGACTTATTAAGGCACCAGTGGTGGTTTCCATTTACACTATAAAGGGAGCCTTGCATTCAGGAGAGCATGAACATTATTCCTTGAAAATTTCAATACTGGAAGGCCTGGAAACACCTAGGAAATCTGCCCTCCTGATTCCTGTCCTCAGCCCAAGGTGACAGAAGCAGACTCTGTATTTTCCTCCAATGGATTTTGCTCATTTCTGCTGCCAAAAGTAAAGGTACAAAAAAAAGCAGTCACTGGGGCTGACCAGTGTGGTATGGTGAGTAGTTGTCCCTGATGTTATGATCCCTGGGAACTGCCCCCTGTCCATCAAGTAAAGAACCTGGCTGCTGCCCATTGCTAATTTCTAGCTGGTGAAATACCTATTCTTTTAAGGAGAAGATATGTTTTAAACTGTTGCCTATGATAATACCTGATGTGGGATATACTAAAGCTAACATGATACATTTTATAGCGTTCTCTTAAGAAGGGAAAAtgtgttggtttatttctttaGCAAGCTTAAGAGAGTTAATGAGAATTACAGGACTCAAAAGGATTGTAATACATAAGCTCTTGTGTGATAATGAAactctctccttgccctctgttTAGCACTGGATGTGTGTGAGAAGTGGGGAGAAATGCCACCGCTACAACCCAAACATATGAGGGAGGCTGTTCGGAGGCTGAAGTCGAAGGGGCAAATTCCCAACTCGAAGCACAAAAAAATCATCTTCTTCTAAACCACAGTCTAGAAGGGCCTGATACTGAAGGAAGAAGTACTCATTCCAGACTTTCTATTGCATGAGACTCTCTGCACTGGTGCTTTAGTATCTCAGTCCTCGAAGGATTCCATGATGCTTTAATCTCTTCCTCAAAACTCTCATATTCATTATACCTTGAAGGCATGCAGCCTGTTTCATACTTGCCTTGACTAAATATTGGGACCTCTGAGGGCATTCTGAGGCATTTAACTATTACTGGATAGTTGGAAGAAGAAAGGTTGATGAACCTTAAGCATCTTCTGGACAGGAATGCTGCTTTCAGAAAGAAAACCCTTCCAAGACGGTTTGACGGTTTCACATTGAAGCCTGAAGTTGCAATGACTTAGGTTGTTTCTTACATTTGGTTTTAAGTAAATGAAACAATCAGAAACTTTTGACTTGTGATACTCTACCATGAAGGACACGGTGACAGCAGGAGTAGTGGAATAGTCTGTCCTTGTGAACATTTTGGTGAGTGATCATTAAACTGTTTTCCAACTTGCCATGTTTGCATTCATTTTCTGTCTAGCAGGTTGGAATGGTGGGGAGAAGTTCATCGTTCTTTTTTGGTGTCAGAATAAAACTGGTCTTGGCTTTTTTGTGAAAATTTGAGCCCTCCCCATTTCCTACCAGaaccaataaaattttatctcaTAAAAGAGTACTTAAAGTacttaaaaacaatgtaaaaaccCGTATGTTTCAATTGCTATAAACAGATATACCAGAACCAATACTGTTTAAtaagtttaatttgcttttttcaagTGGTTCACAGAACCAGTACACTCAAGGTTTGATTAGGTACTGCAACATTAATATTTCCCAATACTGACCAATATTCCAGTTCATTGGATACATTCTCATTGTTTTCCTCACGTAGAGGGGAATGGAGTGACCTTTTATTGACAGTGATTAGCAGTAATAAGGCTACTGTAATATAATTGGCAATCTCCAAGAATTCTTTCCTCTCAATCATTTGGTGTCATAAGGAGAGGGGTTTTGAAGCTGTTCTCTTTTGAAGCTTTCCTGAGCATGTCTTAGTAAAGATTCCAATTCTGTTTAGCACCCTGAGTGGGGGAAACAGCTTGGACACACAAAGTTGGGCAAATATGGATTTTAGTATCTTACGTTAAAACTCATGGCTTTAAACGTGTAGTTAGCCAATGGAGAAGACACTTCAGTAGTGTATTCCACAAAGAAACGCTGTAAGACTCAGGCTAAATCTTGACCAAAAACTAATATATTGaagggagaaacaaaaacagatctCTTAACTCTCAGAGGGAGCTTTTTAAGTGGTTATAAGAACTATACCTATTGCAATTTGAGATACTGGATATGGCTGAAATTTACAGATAATGAAGGAAGTTCACATCCCAAGTCTAGCCACTTAGCAAAGCCTCACAGTTTAAGGTTATCTGagagtgtttctccttgtatcTGTTgtaagagagggagaaaataatcCCCATTCAACAACAGCTACTATCCATACCTACCCAGAGGTGAGTGGGAATATTCCTATTCTAGCAGAAGGTGGGGGAAGATCCTGGGGAAGGCCATAGTCCCTGAAAGGATAGGACATCACACCAGAATCTCTTGAAACAGTAATTACTATGGTAAATCACAAGGCAATGACACAGCTCTTGCAGTTCTCAAATAACCATCCTACTAGCTTGTGTAGCAATgttgtttccatagttttgtgATATTACTGTAACTGTTTTTGCAAGTTTAGGCAAGTATTAActaggggagagaaaaaaaacacaaacccttAGTTTAAAGGTTTGGAATGGAAACTTCCCATATCACTATGTTCAAACTATCTCTTCTTTCTACCACCCACTGAACTAGCCTATGGGGAAACtgatgtaaatgggttaaatggaAGCATTTATGTTATGGGGTATGTGAGGGGTGGCTTATCCCTTGTATATTCCATAGACAGGAACCATTCCTTTCAGAACCATGAAAAAGGGTACGTGAAGGTTGAGGCCTGTGGCAAAATGAGGGTCAGATTAAATACACAGCAAAAAGCAGCCATCACGAGAATAGAACCTACTCC encodes:
- the TAF11 gene encoding transcription initiation factor TFIID subunit 11 isoform X1, which encodes MDDSCESPTEKGGETGESDETAAAPGGPGVTDADGIPEETDGDADGELKEASAEEGELKSQDISDLTAVEREDSSLLTPAAKKLKIDTKEKKEKKQKVDEDEIQKMQILVSSFSEEQLNRYEMYRRSAFPKAAIKRLIQSITGTSVSQNVVIAMSGISKVFVGEVVEEALDVCEKWGEMPPLQPKHMREAVRRLKSKGQIPNSKHKKIIFF
- the TAF11 gene encoding transcription initiation factor TFIID subunit 11 isoform X2, producing the protein MDDSCESPTEKGGETGESDETAAAPGGPGVTDADGIPEETDGDADGELKEASAEEGELKSQDISDLTAVEREDSSLLTPAAKKLKIDTKEKKEKKQKVDEDEIQKMQILVSSFSEEQLNRYEMYRRSAFPKAAIKRHWMCVRSGEKCHRYNPNI